In Rutidosis leptorrhynchoides isolate AG116_Rl617_1_P2 chromosome 2, CSIRO_AGI_Rlap_v1, whole genome shotgun sequence, one genomic interval encodes:
- the LOC139889026 gene encoding uncharacterized protein, translating to MKAKKSLAKGCDSFLAYVIDAKKEKKTVADIPVVRDFPEVFPDELPGFPPVREVEYRIDLMPGSTPVAKAPYRLAPSEIRDMMTQIQDLLDRYYRRFIKDFSKIAGPLTKLTRKDVSFQWGDEQEKAFQTLKQLLCQAPIFSLPEGTDDFMANVVADALSRKGSIDNVKFMRIEIVSDLIERLKMTQLEALRDEHLKSELLVKRKKDLIDDSRGLKIFNNRIWVPLLGELRELIMNEAHKSRLSIHPGKIPEWKWEHITMDFVTKLSRTQKGHDMIWVIVDRLTKSAHFLPASEMTSLSKLAQLYINEVVVRHGIPLSIMSDRDLRFVLPWKGVIRFGKRGKLSPRYIGPFNIRQILNDQTVVLDLLAELAGIHNTFNISYLRKCKVDDESQILPLQDLKVDMNKKLVEEPVRVVDRKVTRLRKK from the exons ATGAAAGCTAAGAAATCGTTAGCCAAGGGATGTGATTCGTTTCTAGCGTATGTAATTGATGCTAAGAAAGAGAAAAAGACGGTAGCTGATATTCCAGTAGTGCGCGACTtcccagaagtatttccagatgaattACCGGGTTTTCCGCCAGTTAGGGAAGTAGAATACAGAATTGACTTGATGCCAGGATCTACACCAGTGGCTAAAgctccttataggttagctccGTCCGAGATTCGCGACATGATGACGCAAATTCAAGATttgctagatc GGTATTACcgtagatttatcaaggatttctctaaGATAGCGGGTCCATTAacaaagttaactagaaaagatgtatctTTTCAATGGGGTGATGaacaggagaaagcatttcaaacATTGAAGCAGctattgtgtcaagctccgatATTCTCGCTACCTGAGGGTACTGATGATTTTATG GCAAATGTAGTcgctgatgctttaagccgaaaagGATCCATTGACAATGTGAAATTTATGCGAATAGAAATTGTATCGGATCTGATTGAGCGATTAAAGATGACGCAGTTAGAAGCCTTGAGGGATGAACATTTAAAATCCGAGCTTTTAGTTAAGAGAAAAAAGGATTTAATTGACGATTCTCGTGGATTAAAAATTTTCAACAATCGAATATGGGTTCCTTTACTCGGAGAATTGAGGGAATTAATTATGAATGAGGCGCACAAATCAAGATTATCCATTCATCCAGGAA aaattccagaatggaaatgggaacatataacaatGGATTTTGTAACTAAGTTATCCCGAACCCAGAAGGGACATgatatgatctgggtgattgttgatcgattaACCAAGAGCGCACACTTTTTGCCTGCTAGTGAAATGACATCGTTGAGTAAATTGGCTCAGTTGTACATAAATGAAGTTGTAGTTCGGCATGGGATACCATTATCTATTATGTCAGATAGGGATTTGAGATTT GTAttgccgtggaaaggtgtaattcgttttggtaaACGCGGAAAATTATCTCCAAGGTATATAGGTCCATTTAACATCAGGCAGATATTGAACGATCAAACCGTGGTTCTGGATCTTCttgcagagttagctggtattcacaaTACATTTAACATATCTTATCTTCGTAAGTGCAAGGTAGACGACGAAAGTCAGATTCTGCCGTTGCAGGACTTAAAAGTTGACATGAAtaaaaagttagttgaagaaccagTCAGGGTTGTTGACAGAAAGGTTACCAGGTTACGTAAGAAATAG